The genomic window CCCTTACTACAAAAGAATATTGGGGAATTAGAGATGAAGATACATTACTTGCAGCACGTTCCCTTTGAAACACCTGCCAGTATTGAAAAATGGGCATTAGAACACAAACATTATCTTTCCGCCACCAGATTTTACGCAAACGAATCCTTACCGCCAGTAGAGGATATTGATTGGCTAGTGGTGATGGGTGGCCCAATGAATATTTATGAAGATAATCAATATCCTTGGTTGACACAAGAAAAGCAATTTATTGCCCAAGCAATCCAAGCCAATAAAACAGTAATTGGGATTTGTTTAGGTTCGCAGTTGATAGCAGATGTTTTAGGCTCTAAAGTTTATCCAGGAGAGAATAAAGAGATTGGTTGGTTTCCCATAGAACTAACAAATGAAGCGCAAAACTCAACTATTTTTGGTGCATTACCGCAGAAATTTACAGTGTTTCATTGGCATGGTGATACCTTTGATTTACCGCCGGGTGCAACTCGGTTAGCCTACAGCCAAGCGTGTCAAAATCAGGCTTTTATTTATAATCAGCGAGTGTTAGGTTTACAGTTTCACCTAGAGTCAACTAAAGAGAGTGTTAGTCAAATCATTGCAAATTGCGGTGATGAATTGGTCGAAGGTAAATATATCCAGCAAGCAACAGAAATGCTCGCTCAAACAGAGGATTTTGAAAAAATTAATATTATCATGAATAGTATATTAGATAACCTGGCTCGTAATTCATAATTGTTTGTAGTAAGGACTTTAGTCCTTTTCAATTTTAAAAATAAGGGCTGAAGCCCTTACTACGAACATTATGGAACATTAGTATTGTGGAGAAATAGTATTAGGTTCAGTACCTAAACCTTGTGCTAATTCTGTAGAGGTGAGAGACTTAACGATACTCAAACCCAGCGAATGGCTAGAAATGGTTTTAGCATAAGCTGCACTCAGATAGGGTGCATATTCTGCATTCTTAGCTACGTAGGTTTGGAAGAAAGGTAAACTCAAAATGTTCATGTAGCGGTGTGCTTGTACTGCATCCCCAACTAAATCTGGAGATAAGGGTACTTGCTTACTGCTGGGATGACTATTCCCAATGGTGGTGAAATGAGTTCCACCAACAAGCATGGCGAGATATTTTTGGGAACTAGCTAACCAAGAAAAGGGTAAAATTTGCTCATACAAAGCTGGTGCAATAGTATCTTCACTACTACCAATCAGCATGACAGGGACTTTAATCTGATTAATCCCAGACTTGCCGAAAATAGAACTGGTGATGGGGTTAACTGCGATCGCAGCTTTGACTCGTTTATCTTGTAAGCTATCTAGCAGGGATTTATTTTTCAATCCCAAGGCGCGACACTGAAACAATAAAGACATATTCCAGGTTTTGTTGAGTTTCTCTGGTTTACAGTCTTGTTGCAACTGCTCAAAGTTAATCTTACCGCCAGCTAATACTAAGGCTGTGTAGCCTCCCAAAGATTGTCCAAAAACACCAACTTCTTGCAAATTTAGCCTACCTTTAAACTGACCATCAGACTGGTTACTGATTTCCAGTTGATTCAAAACATACTTTATATCTAAAGGTCGGTCTTGAAATTCCTCTGGTGTTATGACTTCATTTGCTTGTTGACTCACACCCCGCGCTTGTTTCGCATCGCTACTGGGATGGTTGGGAACAACTACAGCAAACCCGTGAGAGGCTAGGTGTGTAGCCAAATATTGAAAGTTACTGCTATCTGAACCCAAACCATGAGAAATGACAATTACAGGCGCAGTCTTTTTAATGCGGGGGAGATAAACATCTGTTAACAATAAGCGATGACGTGCAGAGTCAAAAAACCTGAGTGTATGTTTTTGCGCTGCAATTTTGCCGTGATTGGCTAAATCTGGTAATTGAGATAAACCTTTGGTATTGTGGATGCTAGAAGCTTCCAGATTAGATTTATTGGTAACTACTGCGATCGCTTGGTGAGTTTTATTAACGATTTTCTGTAATTCGCTAGCTATGGTTAAACTTTGGGCTAAATTAATGTAGATACCGTTAGTAGGATATTTGCGTAATAAATTTAATAAAGTTAACCCTTCCGGTTCACTAGCTGCTAATACTAACGCTGAACGTAAAGCATTTAATTCTGGTTCTGTTTCTATGCTTTT from Nostoc sp. UHCC 0870 includes these protein-coding regions:
- a CDS encoding type 1 glutamine amidotransferase, which gives rise to MKIHYLQHVPFETPASIEKWALEHKHYLSATRFYANESLPPVEDIDWLVVMGGPMNIYEDNQYPWLTQEKQFIAQAIQANKTVIGICLGSQLIADVLGSKVYPGENKEIGWFPIELTNEAQNSTIFGALPQKFTVFHWHGDTFDLPPGATRLAYSQACQNQAFIYNQRVLGLQFHLESTKESVSQIIANCGDELVEGKYIQQATEMLAQTEDFEKINIIMNSILDNLARNS
- a CDS encoding alpha/beta hydrolase, whose product is MNSLFSKWTSSVSKHSLLLVLSTLLPTSGVNHPVIAAERVYTSYSGLELSISVATLEVYAKTGFVNEELAIYQQYLPQKQFQELRQMLYTPVKVSPVVLSQFLYTSQGEFLLRRLGEVIQSKSIETEPELNALRSALVLAASEPEGLTLLNLLRKYPTNGIYINLAQSLTIASELQKIVNKTHQAIAVVTNKSNLEASSIHNTKGLSQLPDLANHGKIAAQKHTLRFFDSARHRLLLTDVYLPRIKKTAPVIVISHGLGSDSSNFQYLATHLASHGFAVVVPNHPSSDAKQARGVSQQANEVITPEEFQDRPLDIKYVLNQLEISNQSDGQFKGRLNLQEVGVFGQSLGGYTALVLAGGKINFEQLQQDCKPEKLNKTWNMSLLFQCRALGLKNKSLLDSLQDKRVKAAIAVNPITSSIFGKSGINQIKVPVMLIGSSEDTIAPALYEQILPFSWLASSQKYLAMLVGGTHFTTIGNSHPSSKQVPLSPDLVGDAVQAHRYMNILSLPFFQTYVAKNAEYAPYLSAAYAKTISSHSLGLSIVKSLTSTELAQGLGTEPNTISPQY